The Klebsiella sp. RHBSTW-00484 genome includes a window with the following:
- a CDS encoding amidohydrolase family protein — translation MKILDSHLHLWDPGVLRYDWLRDLPALNRPFLPAQLAKAAQSPDAAIVVQADCAAQQALLEVEWINKQAETSPIELVGIVAWAPLETGNAVVPYLRHLHELPRVLGIRRSLQNEPLELFYNTDYRDGLLAAAREGFVLDMCVRASQLIALHDLLTWLYQHAPDARVVLDHMGKPAIADNQWQTWQETFIALAAFPLLACKISGLPTESDWQRWQPEQLQPWIQQAITAFGPQRCLFGGDWPVVELAGGYPRWRACVMAAIAHLSPEDINAVMGENAHRIYLTKSEGGNK, via the coding sequence ATGAAGATCCTCGACAGCCATCTGCATCTCTGGGATCCGGGCGTGCTGCGCTACGACTGGCTGCGCGATCTCCCGGCGCTTAACCGGCCTTTTTTGCCTGCGCAGCTGGCCAAAGCCGCTCAATCGCCGGATGCCGCGATTGTGGTTCAGGCCGACTGCGCTGCGCAGCAGGCGCTTTTGGAGGTGGAGTGGATAAACAAGCAGGCGGAAACCAGCCCCATTGAGCTTGTCGGTATTGTCGCCTGGGCTCCGCTGGAAACGGGCAATGCCGTGGTGCCTTACCTGCGTCATTTACATGAACTACCGCGCGTGCTGGGTATTCGGCGCTCCTTGCAAAACGAGCCCCTGGAGCTGTTTTACAACACCGATTATCGCGACGGTTTACTGGCTGCCGCTCGTGAGGGTTTTGTGCTGGATATGTGCGTCAGGGCCTCTCAGCTGATTGCGCTTCACGATTTACTGACGTGGCTGTATCAACACGCACCTGATGCTCGCGTGGTGCTGGATCATATGGGGAAACCTGCTATCGCCGATAACCAGTGGCAGACCTGGCAGGAGACATTTATCGCGCTGGCCGCCTTTCCTCTGCTGGCGTGCAAAATATCCGGCTTACCGACGGAATCCGACTGGCAACGCTGGCAGCCGGAGCAGCTTCAGCCGTGGATCCAGCAGGCGATAACGGCATTTGGCCCGCAGCGCTGTTTATTCGGCGGCGACTGGCCGGTGGTCGAACTGGCTGGTGGCTACCCGCGCTGGAGAGCATGCGTGATGGCGGCGATTGCCCATTTATCGCCGGAGGATATTAACGCCGTCATGGGCGAAAACGCGCACCGTATATATCTGACGAAATCAGAAGGGGGAAATAAATAA
- a CDS encoding dihydrodipicolinate synthase family protein, with the protein MTQPIFRGVIPPVPTLFTAQGEFDQPAQARLIEHLLASPVDGLFFLGSAGEFAHMSDAQRRQVTEFCITTVAGRKPVLIGIASCGTQQTIAAGEHARLAGADGVVVVNPWYNPLSESNLLRHFTTIANALPLPIILYNFPALTGQSIPPSVIKTLAQNCPNIVGLKDTVDTLSHIRETLHAVKPLRPDFAVFAGYDEYLLGTLILGGDGCIPASANFAPQLTCGILAAWQRQDFAEAVALQQSLSWVPPLYSIDVPFYNAVKYALQLTGLDIPVYSLPPASPLTEEMKVDIKQILQRAHVINKDDNDE; encoded by the coding sequence ATGACTCAGCCTATTTTTCGCGGGGTGATCCCCCCGGTTCCGACGTTATTTACCGCGCAGGGAGAATTTGATCAACCCGCACAAGCGCGCTTAATTGAACACCTGCTGGCCTCCCCGGTCGACGGCCTGTTCTTCCTCGGTAGCGCGGGGGAATTTGCTCATATGTCCGATGCCCAGCGGCGGCAAGTCACGGAATTTTGCATTACCACGGTCGCCGGGAGAAAACCGGTGCTGATCGGTATCGCCAGCTGTGGGACTCAGCAGACGATTGCGGCTGGCGAACATGCGCGACTGGCGGGAGCCGACGGCGTCGTGGTAGTCAATCCCTGGTACAACCCTCTGAGCGAAAGCAACCTGCTGCGCCACTTCACCACCATTGCTAACGCTCTGCCGCTGCCGATTATTCTCTATAATTTCCCGGCGCTGACCGGTCAGTCAATTCCACCATCGGTTATCAAAACGCTGGCGCAGAACTGCCCGAATATCGTGGGATTGAAAGATACCGTTGATACACTCTCGCATATCCGGGAAACCCTGCATGCGGTCAAACCGCTGCGCCCGGATTTCGCGGTATTCGCCGGTTATGACGAATATCTACTGGGCACCCTGATCCTCGGCGGCGACGGCTGTATCCCGGCCAGCGCCAACTTTGCGCCACAGCTCACCTGCGGAATACTCGCAGCCTGGCAGCGTCAGGATTTTGCCGAAGCGGTCGCCCTACAGCAGTCTCTTTCCTGGGTCCCGCCGCTCTACAGCATTGACGTGCCGTTTTATAACGCTGTGAAATATGCCCTACAGCTGACCGGTCTGGATATTCCCGTTTATTCCCTGCCTCCCGCATCCCCATTAACGGAAGAGATGAAAGTCGATATTAAACAGATTCTGCAACGTGCCCACGTTATTAATAAGGATGACAACGATGAGTAA
- a CDS encoding MFS transporter: MSDNINSLPVGKVDDKPDSVSSENNNRVTGRKKNILLASLFTNFFVLLALYCGVISVLLPNHVAQIDPANKANNLAIVMTSALLFTIFAQPIAGALSDRCRSTWGRRSPFIVGGALIGGLAIFGISMTTTIAGIAVFWLMAAVSLNCMNGPLATVIADRFLPENRGIASGFVGAGSTAGGTVGIILAGYLAWNLQLGYLVFALAIAACCVAFVLINREPSTRNMEVEPFRWGSFFKNFWVSPRKYPDFGWAFFGRFAMYLGYQGVVTYQLYILQDFIGLSVEESNYAIGTISVITLVTLLFSGLVSGVLSDKLQRRKIFVFLSTLLMAAGLCVPLFMPTLTGMYIYAAIMGLGYGAYTSIDMALMTQVLPGGGKQAGKDMGILTIATVLPQSFSPILSAWLLATFNNDYSSLFIAAIVFVFASSFFVLPIKSVK; this comes from the coding sequence ATGTCCGATAACATCAATTCATTGCCTGTCGGCAAGGTTGACGATAAACCTGATAGCGTATCGTCAGAAAATAACAACAGAGTCACGGGGCGTAAGAAAAATATCCTGCTGGCCTCGCTGTTTACCAATTTCTTTGTTCTGCTGGCGCTGTATTGCGGGGTTATCTCGGTTCTTCTCCCCAACCATGTGGCGCAAATCGATCCTGCCAATAAGGCTAATAACCTGGCGATCGTGATGACCTCAGCGCTGCTGTTTACCATTTTTGCCCAGCCGATTGCCGGGGCGTTATCCGACCGCTGCCGCTCAACCTGGGGGCGTCGTTCACCGTTTATCGTTGGCGGCGCGTTAATCGGTGGGCTGGCTATCTTCGGCATTTCAATGACCACCACGATTGCCGGTATTGCGGTGTTCTGGTTGATGGCTGCCGTCTCGCTTAATTGCATGAACGGTCCATTAGCCACCGTGATCGCCGACCGGTTCTTACCTGAAAATCGCGGTATCGCCTCCGGTTTCGTCGGCGCGGGCTCGACTGCCGGCGGTACGGTGGGGATTATCCTCGCAGGCTATCTGGCGTGGAACCTGCAACTGGGCTACCTGGTATTTGCGCTGGCGATTGCCGCCTGCTGCGTGGCTTTTGTCCTTATCAACCGCGAACCCTCTACCCGAAACATGGAAGTTGAACCCTTCCGCTGGGGCTCGTTCTTCAAAAACTTCTGGGTCAGTCCGCGTAAGTACCCGGATTTTGGCTGGGCGTTCTTTGGTCGCTTCGCCATGTATCTGGGCTACCAGGGGGTCGTAACCTATCAGCTGTATATTTTGCAGGATTTCATTGGCTTAAGCGTTGAGGAGTCTAACTACGCCATCGGCACTATCTCGGTGATCACCCTGGTGACGTTACTGTTCTCCGGCCTGGTTTCCGGCGTGCTCTCGGACAAACTGCAGCGGCGAAAAATCTTTGTCTTCCTTTCAACCCTGTTAATGGCCGCCGGTTTGTGTGTGCCTCTGTTTATGCCAACGCTTACCGGGATGTATATTTATGCCGCCATCATGGGGCTGGGTTATGGCGCTTATACCTCTATCGATATGGCGCTGATGACGCAGGTATTGCCCGGCGGCGGTAAACAAGCTGGTAAAGACATGGGCATTCTGACGATTGCGACCGTATTACCGCAATCTTTCAGCCCAATATTATCCGCCTGGCTGCTGGCGACCTTTAATAATGATTATTCGTCGCTGTTTATTGCCGCCATTGTGTTTGTATTCGCATCATCATTTTTTGTATTACCGATTAAATCCGTTAAATAA
- a CDS encoding aldo/keto reductase, whose amino-acid sequence MKTVPFGRTGIQVPVLAMGAASLGSIYHPVSQQQANETVATALAHGVNYFDVAPYYGLTKAETALGIALKGVPRDSYTLATKVGRYGDSLWDFSREATLRSVDESLTRLGCDYIDVIQCHDIEYGDMQQLLDEGLPTLRELCESGVVRHVGITGYDLALLERVACEQKVDSVMAYCTWTLQDRRLGAVAQRLNQAGIGVLNASPLSMGLLTRGGAPDWHPAHQDVQAICRKVSTLCDSHGVNIAQVALQFALTTAADNGIASTVIGTASADNMLDNIRWCTQPLDPELLAKIDELMAPVLNIGWDLLPGNGGKAQK is encoded by the coding sequence ATGAAAACAGTACCTTTTGGACGCACGGGGATTCAGGTCCCGGTGCTGGCGATGGGCGCGGCCTCGTTAGGCAGCATCTATCACCCGGTATCGCAACAGCAGGCCAACGAAACCGTGGCGACGGCTCTCGCCCACGGCGTGAACTATTTCGATGTCGCTCCCTATTACGGGCTAACCAAAGCGGAAACCGCGCTGGGCATCGCGCTGAAAGGCGTACCGCGCGACAGCTATACCCTGGCGACGAAGGTCGGGCGCTACGGCGACAGCCTGTGGGATTTCTCCCGCGAGGCTACCCTACGCAGCGTAGACGAAAGCCTGACCCGGTTAGGCTGTGATTACATCGACGTGATTCAGTGTCACGACATTGAATATGGCGACATGCAGCAATTACTCGATGAAGGATTGCCGACGCTGCGCGAACTGTGCGAGAGCGGCGTCGTGCGCCACGTTGGCATTACCGGCTACGACCTGGCGCTGCTGGAGCGCGTCGCCTGCGAGCAAAAAGTGGATAGCGTGATGGCCTACTGCACCTGGACCTTACAGGACAGGCGGCTGGGGGCAGTAGCGCAACGTTTGAATCAGGCGGGTATCGGCGTCCTCAACGCCTCACCGCTTTCGATGGGGCTGTTGACCCGAGGCGGCGCGCCCGACTGGCATCCGGCGCATCAGGATGTGCAGGCTATCTGCCGTAAAGTTTCTACATTGTGCGACAGCCACGGCGTAAATATTGCCCAGGTCGCCCTGCAATTTGCCCTCACCACCGCGGCGGATAACGGCATTGCCTCCACGGTGATCGGCACCGCCAGCGCCGACAATATGCTGGATAATATCCGCTGGTGTACGCAGCCGCTGGATCCGGAGCTGCTCGCGAAAATCGATGAATTAATGGCTCCGGTGCTGAATATTGGCTGGGACCTGCTGCCGGGCAACGGTGGGAAGGCGCAAAAATGA